The Alosa sapidissima isolate fAloSap1 chromosome 6, fAloSap1.pri, whole genome shotgun sequence genome window below encodes:
- the LOC121710988 gene encoding papilin-like produces MMLLPLLGVLHLLSCPALSLRQPSEDYWGDYGPYGPCSRTCGTGVALRTRTCVTMRTDGGHNCVGSSKSYKTCNTQPCPAGAMDFREEQCAQFNRVDFQSKRYSWGPYYGATNPCELVCVPRGENFFYRHRPSVVDGTPCYVGRSDICVEGVCRVLTHSGEFLSLETGPSTPSVPSRPSVYEPSAPLRETYRYSMSAFSECSASCGDGLQTRTVQCVTDGSGLPRVVDDSYCASQGLTRPHEQKHCSGRAACAEYSVSSFSTCSASCGQGTQQREVYCVGGHGERLPESACAGLPRPEEVRTCQRPSCHQHISYYVSDWSLCSESCGTGRRDRRVVCMDQDHFEHPDERCASQFKPYTVQSCNTQPCPGPQMVPSVADPRGHESSLRGFRPYTPEVDQGSARPSQPYIPVVGPHCAQSYYGCCPDGHTEASGPRGEGCPQDDCVRTRFGCCLDGVTAAQGFGYAGCPDYQPPMAPPAEGDVCTLPRELGPCFNWISRFHFDYSQRTCTHFWFGGCQGNGNNFLSMEACQRQCGGMAPPPPPPAAGPARRPVIRVRPARRRPYHASK; encoded by the exons ctGAGGCAGCCCAGTGAAGATTACTGGGGAGACTATGGCCCGTATGGACCATGCAGCAGAACTTGTGGAACCGGCGTCGCTTTGAGAACAAGAACCTGTGTTACTATGAG gacAGACGGAGGTCACAACTGTGTTGGATCCTCCAAGTCCTATAAGACCTGTAACACACAG ccatgcCCAGCTGGAGCCATGGATTTCCGGGAGGAGCAGTGTGCCCAGTTCAATCGCGTGGACTTCCAGTCAAAGCGCTACTCATGGGGGCCATACTATGGAG ccacaAACCCCTGTGAGCTGGTGTGTGTCCCCAGAGGAGAAAACTTCTTCTATCGCCACAGGCCCAGCGTGGTGGATGGCACACCCTGCTACGTGGGCCGCAGCGACATCTGTGTGGAGGGAGTCTGcaga GTGCTGACTCATAGTGGGGAGTTTCTGAGTTTGGAGACAGGCCCCTCAACTCCTTCTGTCCCCTCACGCCCCTCTGTTTATGAACCCTCAGCTCCCCTGAGAGAgacatacag atacTCGATGTCTGCGTTCTCCGAGTGCTCTGCGTCCTGTGGTGACGGCTTGCAGACCCGCACGGTGCAATGCGTGACGGACGGCTCAGGTCTCCCCCGTGTGGTGGACGACTCTTACTGCGCCTCTCAGGGTCTCACTCGCCCTCACGAGCAGAAACACTGCAGCGGCAGGGCCGCCTGCGCTGAGTACAGCGTGTCCAGCTTCAGCacg TGCTCGGCCTCGTGTGGACAGGGCACCCAACAGCGGGAGGTCTACTGCGTGGGCGGCCATGGCGAGAGGCTGCCGGAGTCGGCCTGTGCTGGACTGCCTCGGCCAGAGGAAGTGAGGACGTGCCAGAGGCCCTCCTGCCACCAGCACATCAGCTACTACGTGTCAGACTGGAGCCTG tgcTCAGAAAGTTGTGGAACAGGACGCAGGGACAGGCGCGTGGTGTGTATGGACCAAGACCACTTTGAGCACCCAGATGAACGCTGTGCCTCTCAGTTCAAGCCCTACACCGTCCAGAGCTGCAAcacacagccctgccctggaccacaga tggTTCCTAGTGTTGCAGATCCCAGGGGACATGAGAGCTCTCTGCGTGGATTTAGGCCTTACACACCTGAAGTGGACCAAG GATCTGCCCGCCCCTCTCAGCCTTACATCCCTGTGGTGGGTCCCCACTGCGCCCAGTCCTACTATGGCTGCTGCCCTGACGGACACACTGAAGCCTCTGGGCCCAGGGGTGAGGGCTGCCCACAGGACGACTGCGTCAGGACCAG GTTTGGCTGTTGTCTGGACGGGGTGACTGCAGCTCAGGGCTTTGGCTATGCAGGGTGTCCTGACTACCAGCCGCCG ATGGCACCCCCAGCTGAGGGTGACGTGTGCACCTTACCCCGTGAGTTGGGCCCCTGCTTCAACTGGATCTCCCGCTTCCACTTCGACTATTCCCAGAGGACCTGCACCCACTTCTGGTTCGGTGGTTGCCAAGGCAACGGCAACAACTTCCTGTCCATGGAGGCGTGTCAGAGGCAGTGCGGGGGCATGGCCccgccccctcctcccccagcTGCGGGTCCCGCACGGAGACCTGTCATCAGAGTGAGGCCCGCCAGACGCAGACCATACCACGCCAGCAAATGA
- the LOC121710986 gene encoding protein SOGA3-like, with protein MQTNSTPEPAAEDSNAEPGTEQERALRDEIERLEDENEDLKCEIDEMRAEMDEMRDTFYEEDTHQLQEMRRELERANKSCRILQYRLRKAERKRARFAQSGEVDDEVLRNLEQELKVAKDVSVRLHHELEKVEEKRTKTEEENDTLREKLIALEVTKQALQSEVEKHKVPQKRRGSKEKSERRTTPTEDDDSDDLRCQLAFLNEEGELLRKRMVGVEKEREAAEQQLHQYRTLYGELPPSHPPHTPLHPKGEAAGPPSTREAELKLRLRLVEEEADALSRKIVELEVENRGLRAELSDLRGDEASGGGGGVGRPQGPGLSELREQLLLLEEEAELLRRNLSEAEERNERMTAELQTLRCRDAGGLGGPGSGAESVQEELRAARRQVNALAGKVLQLQTEKRRLMSDPLLAASTSDLSVSSRDSPTPGEVETHPSSRQREGPVGGESDPDEVLMTGGSSWSQFLIDSRPSSSLGRSGGVRQPLIGCQQMVDIRQEAERLGGTIERLISDTSSIITDAHTGASSSSSSSSSVVNGSLMAQDELPAEAGSGSGREQELLQRINGQMKGFRRDLQGFIQRLEPPRGQGRDPEETSQMFQPIILLILMLVLFSSLSYATIFKLVFLFTLFFVL; from the exons ATGCAAACGAACTCAACACCGGAACCGGCCGCGGAGGACTCAAACGCCGAACCCGGAACTGAGCAGGAGAGGGCCCTTCGTGATGAGATCGAGAGACTGGAGGATGAAAATGAGGATCTTAAG TGTGAGATCGATGAGATGCGGGCGGAAATGGATGAAATGCGCGATACGTTCTACGAGGAGGACACACACCAGCTGCAGGAAATGCGGAGAGAGCTCGAGAGAGCGAACAAGAGCTGCCGAATCCTCCAATACCGCCTTCGAAAGGCCGAAAGGAAACGGGCACGATTTGCACAGAGTGGGGAGGTGGACGATGAAGTGCTTCGGAACCTTGAGCAGGAACTTAAG GTGGCGAAGGACGTGTCTGTGCGTCTGCATCACGAGCTGGAGAAGGTGGAGGAGAAGCGCACtaagacagaggaggagaacgaCACCCTGCGAGAGAAACTCATCGCGCTGGAGGTGACCAAACAGGCCCTGCAGAGCGAGGTGGAGAAGCACAAAGTG CCACAGAAGAGAAGAGGCAGTAAAGAGAAGTCTGAGAGGAGAACCACACCCACTGAG GACGACGACAGCGACGACCTGCGCTGCCAGCTGGCCTTCCTGAACGAGGAAGGGGAGCTGCTGAGGAAGAGGATGGTGGGCGTGGAGAAGGAGCGCGAGGCGGCCGAGCAGCAGCTGCACCAGTACCGCACACTCTACGGCGAGCTGCCCCCCAGCCACCCGCCGCACACCCCGCTCCACCCCAAGGGCGAGGCCGCCGGACCGCCCAGCACCCGCGAGGCCGAGCTCAAGCTCCGCCTGCgcctggtggaggaggaggccgaCGCGCTGAGCAGGAAGATCGTGGAGCTGGAGGTGGAGAACCGCGGGCTGCGGGCCGAGCTCAGCGACCTCCGGGGTGACGAGGCGTccggagggggagggggcgtgggcCGGCCGCAGGGGCCGGGGCTGTCCGAGCTCCgggagcagctgctgctgctggaggaggaggccgaACTGCTGCGGCGGAACCTGTCTGAGGCCGAGGAGCGCAACGAGCGGATGACCGCCGAGCTGCAGACGCTGCGCTGCAGGGACGCGGGCGGCCTGGGGGGGCCCGGCAGCGGCGCGGAGTCGGTCCAGGAAGAGCTGCGCGCGGCCCGCCGTCAGGTCAACGCTCTGGCCGGCAAGGTCCTGCAGCTGCAGACGGAGAAGCGGCGGCTCATGAGTGACCCGCTGCTGGCGGCCTCCACCTCTGACCTCTCGGTGAGCTCGCGCGACAGTCCCACGCCCGGCGAGGTCGAGACGCACCCGTCCTCACGCCAGAGGGAGGGACCCGTGGGCGGCGAGAGTGACCCAGACGAGGTGTTGATGACCGGGGGCTCTTCCTGGTCCCAGTTTCTCATTGATTCCCGGCCATCCTCCTCCCTGGGTCGTAGCGGCGGTGTCCGGCAGCCCCTTATTGGCTGCCAACAGATGGTGGACATCCGCCAGGAGGCCGAGCGATTGGGCGGCACCATCGAGCGGCTCATCAGCGACACCAGCTCCATCATCACCGACGCCCACACCGgcgcgtcctcctcctcctcctcctcctcgtccgtTGTGAACGGCAGTCTGATGGCGCAGGACGAGCTGCCAGCGGAGGCGGGCAGTGGGAGTGGGCGGGAGCAGGAGCTGCTGCAGCGAATCAACGGCCAGATGAAGGGCTTCCGGAGAGATCTGCAGGGCTTCATCCAACGCCTGGAGCCGCCCAGGGGACAGGGCCGCGACCCCGAGGAaacgtct